A window of the Microtus pennsylvanicus isolate mMicPen1 chromosome 4, mMicPen1.hap1, whole genome shotgun sequence genome harbors these coding sequences:
- the Sra1 gene encoding steroid receptor RNA activator 1 isoform X2 codes for MTRCPAGTGGAEVAMAELYVKPGNKERGWNDPPQFSYGLQTQTGGPKRTPLTKRVAAPQDGSPRAPTSETSGPPPVGHPPPSSKASRPPPMGTCPATGVEPPTSPVTESEVPLEDVLRPLEQALEDCRGHTKKQNFYTTSGMQQMTFTAHSWLTM; via the exons ATGACGCGCTGCCCCGCTGGCACTGGCGGCGCGGAAGTAGCGATGGCGGAGCTTTACGTGAAGCCGG GCAACAAGGAACGCGGCTGGAACGACCCTCCGCAGTTCTCTTATGGGCTGCAGACTCAGACTGGTGGACCCAAACGCACGCCCCTTACTAAGAGGGTCGCGGCCCCGCAGGATGGATCCCCTAGAG CCCCAACTTCAGAAACTTCTGGACCACCTCCAGTGGGTCATCCACCTCCTTCAAGTAAGGCTTCAAGGCCTCCACCTATGGGGACTTGTCCTGCTACTGGTGTGGAACCCCCAACTTCCCCAGTCACTGAGTCTGAGGTTCCGCTGGAAGATGTACTGAGACCTCTGGAACAGGCGTTGGAGGACTGCCGTGGCCACACAAAG AAACAG AACTTTTACACCACCAGTGGGATGCAGCAGATGACATTCACCGCTCACTCATGGTTGACCATGTGA
- the Sra1 gene encoding steroid receptor RNA activator 1 isoform X1 — MTRCPAGTGGAEVAMAELYVKPGNKERGWNDPPQFSYGLQTQTGGPKRTPLTKRVAAPQDGSPRAPTSETSGPPPVGHPPPSSKASRPPPMGTCPATGVEPPTSPVTESEVPLEDVLRPLEQALEDCRGHTKKQVHDDISRRLALLQEQWAGGKLSIPVKKRMVLLVQELLHHQWDAADDIHRSLMVDHVTEVSQWMVGVKRLIAEKRSLSSEEAKEETSTMAPENQTVPGFQQSS; from the exons ATGACGCGCTGCCCCGCTGGCACTGGCGGCGCGGAAGTAGCGATGGCGGAGCTTTACGTGAAGCCGG GCAACAAGGAACGCGGCTGGAACGACCCTCCGCAGTTCTCTTATGGGCTGCAGACTCAGACTGGTGGACCCAAACGCACGCCCCTTACTAAGAGGGTCGCGGCCCCGCAGGATGGATCCCCTAGAG CCCCAACTTCAGAAACTTCTGGACCACCTCCAGTGGGTCATCCACCTCCTTCAAGTAAGGCTTCAAGGCCTCCACCTATGGGGACTTGTCCTGCTACTGGTGTGGAACCCCCAACTTCCCCAGTCACTGAGTCTGAGGTTCCGCTGGAAGATGTACTGAGACCTCTGGAACAGGCGTTGGAGGACTGCCGTGGCCACACAAAG AAACAGGTGCATGACGATATCAGCCGACGCTTGGCACTGCTTCAGGAACAGTGGGCTGGAGGGAAGTTGTCAATACCTGTAAAGAAGAGGATGGTACTACTAGTGCAAG AACTTTTACACCACCAGTGGGATGCAGCAGATGACATTCACCGCTCACTCATGGTTGACCATGTGACTGAGGTCAGTCAGTGGATGGTGGGAGTTAAAAGGTTAATTGCAGAAAAGAGGAGTCTGTCTTCAGAGGAGGCCAAAGAAGAGACATCTACAATGGCACCTGAGAACCAGACAGTACCAGGCTTCCAACAGTCTTCATAA